In Thiovibrio frasassiensis, one DNA window encodes the following:
- the uvrA gene encoding excinuclease ABC subunit UvrA translates to MEPKYISIRGARMHNLKNISVDLPRNRLVVFTGLSGSGKSSLAFDTLYAEGQRRYVESLSTYARQFLGQMEKPEVDSLEGLSPAVSIEQRTTSRNPRSTVGTITEIYDHLRLLFARVGKPHCPECGEEIRSQSVQDMVASLLALEEGTKIVLLAPLLDGKKGEHQAVLQKLRREGFVRARIDGEVRDLGEEIVLEKNKRHTIQAVVDRLVIKPSVARRLSDSVATTVQLGSGFLLVQKPETGEEILYSEHAACVRCGKSLPELTTQLFSFNNPKGACQECGGLGVKQFFDPDLVVPNPHLSLNQGAILPWQSNSPSTYTPELMAALARQYGFSLDTPFADLPERAREVILYGSGFEDVIFDYVRFRRIHTHRKPFAGILPQLGRRYLETGSGSVREDLEQYMNEQECPACHGARLRPEALAVRIGKWNIHDLTSQSIGGLLETLPALAWTEQEMVIAERILKEIIDRLSFLHDVGLGYISLARKAGTLSGGEAQRIRLASQIGSRLAGVLYILDEPSIGLHQRDNQRLINTLTRLRDLGNTVLVVEHDEDTIRAADHVLDMGPGAGVHGGEVVYNGEVAGLLRNKASITGGYLSGRLSIPIPKKRRRPASKKGWITIRRATANNLQNIDVRIPLGLMTCVTGVSGSGKSSLVIETLFKGAVNSLAHGKGQSGKAGTFEGLEQIDKVIDIDQSPIGRTPRSNPATYTGVLTPVRELLARLPEARARGYQPGRFSFNLKGGRCEACEGEGVIKIAMHFLPDIYVTCEACGGKRYNQDTLDIAYRGKNIAEILAMNVEEALAFFAKVPQIKGKLQTLLEVGLSYLALGQSSVTLSGGEAQRIKLAKELSKRSTGKTLYIMDEPTTGLHPADIQHLLHVLNRLVESGNTVVIIEHNLDVIKTGDHLIDLGPEGGDQGGAIVAQGTPEEVARVKESYTGQFLKKILA, encoded by the coding sequence ATGGAACCAAAATACATCAGCATCCGCGGCGCCCGGATGCACAATCTGAAGAATATCAGTGTTGATCTGCCCCGCAACCGGCTGGTGGTTTTTACCGGGTTGAGCGGTTCGGGAAAATCATCGCTGGCCTTTGACACCCTCTATGCCGAGGGACAGCGCCGCTATGTGGAATCGTTGTCCACTTATGCCCGTCAGTTTTTGGGGCAGATGGAAAAGCCGGAGGTGGATTCGCTGGAGGGGCTGAGCCCTGCGGTCTCCATCGAGCAGCGGACCACCAGTCGGAATCCGCGTTCCACGGTGGGGACCATCACCGAGATCTACGATCACCTGCGCCTGCTCTTTGCCAGGGTGGGCAAGCCCCATTGCCCGGAGTGTGGCGAGGAGATCCGGTCCCAGTCCGTGCAGGACATGGTGGCAAGTCTGCTTGCCCTTGAGGAGGGAACCAAGATCGTTCTCCTGGCCCCGCTGCTGGATGGGAAAAAGGGCGAGCATCAGGCGGTGTTGCAGAAACTCCGTCGCGAGGGTTTTGTCCGGGCGCGGATTGATGGCGAGGTGCGCGATCTTGGTGAGGAGATTGTTCTTGAAAAGAACAAGCGCCACACCATCCAGGCAGTGGTGGATCGCCTGGTGATCAAGCCTTCGGTGGCCAGGCGGTTGTCCGATTCCGTTGCCACCACCGTGCAGCTGGGCTCAGGTTTTTTGTTGGTGCAAAAGCCGGAAACCGGGGAAGAGATTCTCTACAGCGAGCATGCCGCCTGCGTCCGCTGCGGCAAGAGCCTGCCCGAGCTGACCACCCAGCTTTTTTCCTTCAACAACCCCAAGGGAGCCTGCCAGGAATGCGGCGGGTTGGGGGTGAAACAGTTTTTCGATCCTGATCTGGTGGTGCCCAATCCGCACCTCAGCCTCAACCAAGGCGCCATTCTTCCCTGGCAGTCCAACTCGCCATCCACCTATACCCCGGAACTCATGGCCGCACTTGCCAGGCAATACGGTTTTTCGTTGGATACCCCCTTTGCTGATCTGCCCGAGCGGGCCAGGGAGGTTATTCTGTACGGGAGCGGCTTCGAGGATGTTATCTTCGATTATGTGCGTTTTCGTAGAATCCATACCCATCGGAAGCCCTTTGCGGGGATTCTCCCCCAGTTGGGCCGGCGGTATCTTGAGACCGGTTCGGGCTCGGTACGGGAAGATCTGGAACAGTATATGAACGAGCAGGAGTGCCCTGCCTGTCATGGGGCGAGGCTCAGGCCCGAGGCCTTGGCCGTTCGAATCGGGAAGTGGAATATCCATGATTTGACCAGCCAGAGTATCGGAGGGCTCCTGGAAACCTTGCCAGCCTTAGCCTGGACGGAGCAGGAGATGGTCATTGCCGAGCGGATCCTGAAAGAGATTATTGACCGGCTCTCCTTTTTGCATGACGTGGGATTGGGCTACATCTCCCTTGCCCGCAAGGCGGGAACCCTCTCCGGCGGCGAGGCCCAGCGAATCCGCTTGGCCTCCCAGATCGGCTCGCGGCTGGCCGGGGTCTTGTATATTCTCGATGAGCCCAGCATCGGCTTGCACCAGCGGGACAATCAGCGGCTGATCAACACCCTGACCCGGCTGCGGGATCTGGGCAATACCGTCCTGGTGGTGGAGCACGACGAGGACACCATTCGGGCGGCGGATCATGTGTTGGACATGGGTCCGGGCGCTGGGGTGCATGGAGGCGAGGTGGTCTACAACGGCGAGGTTGCGGGTTTGTTGCGCAACAAAGCATCCATTACCGGCGGGTATCTCTCTGGCCGCTTGTCTATTCCGATCCCAAAGAAGCGACGACGACCCGCCTCAAAAAAGGGGTGGATCACCATCCGGCGGGCTACGGCCAATAACCTGCAAAATATCGATGTCCGTATTCCTCTTGGCTTGATGACCTGCGTCACCGGTGTTTCCGGCTCAGGCAAAAGCTCGCTGGTGATCGAGACCTTGTTTAAGGGGGCGGTCAATTCTTTGGCCCACGGAAAGGGGCAATCAGGCAAAGCCGGCACCTTTGAGGGGCTTGAGCAGATCGACAAGGTGATCGATATCGATCAGAGCCCCATTGGCCGCACACCCCGCTCCAATCCCGCCACCTATACCGGGGTGCTTACCCCGGTGCGTGAACTGCTGGCCCGGTTGCCCGAGGCGCGGGCCAGGGGGTATCAGCCGGGGCGCTTCAGCTTCAACCTGAAAGGGGGGCGGTGCGAGGCCTGTGAAGGTGAGGGGGTGATCAAGATCGCCATGCATTTTCTTCCGGACATCTATGTGACCTGCGAGGCTTGCGGCGGGAAACGGTACAACCAAGACACCTTGGATATTGCCTATCGGGGCAAAAATATCGCCGAGATCCTGGCCATGAATGTGGAGGAGGCCCTGGCCTTCTTCGCCAAGGTCCCACAGATCAAGGGGAAGCTGCAAACCTTGCTTGAGGTGGGGCTGTCGTATCTTGCCCTGGGCCAGTCCTCCGTAACCCTGTCCGGCGGCGAGGCGCAGCGGATAAAGCTTGCCAAAGAGTTGAGCAAAAGAAGCACCGGCAAAACCCTGTACATCATGGATGAGCCGACAACCGGCCTCCATCCTGCCGATATCCAGCATCTCCTTCATGTGCTGAACCGGTTGGTGGAGAGCGGCAATACCGTGGTCATTATCGAACATAATCTCGATGTGATCAAAACCGGTGATCATCTCATCGATCTCGGCCCGGAGGGTGGGGATCAGGGCGGTGCCATTGTCGCACAGGGAACCCCCGAAGAGGTCGCCCGGGTGAAGGAATCGTACACCGGGCAATTTCTCAAGAAAATTCTGGCATGA